One region of Monomorium pharaonis isolate MP-MQ-018 chromosome 11, ASM1337386v2, whole genome shotgun sequence genomic DNA includes:
- the LOC105836045 gene encoding soluble lamin-associated protein of 75 kDa-like isoform X2 has translation MICSRCGKCVRTKAIQLDLQSLNIQGDVCRVDCVDGDHFIAITLNNEIIDVNDTCFDRLDDGWRDVQTDRDKVLFYILSQIVYPLFDTPQPEKLESLYALVDERDVIFLRWQGGKAIGFYTVKPTGTEIFSTKEKYIMPVIDTAYIRSEYRNQGFGTEILSDIIARFPNEDIGFSKPISSGMLRILKKFLTSRKEYRLRFWEIADCDIIGSQQLIWCSLKRAAAL, from the exons ATGATATGTTCGAG ATGCGGGAAATGTGTACGAACGAAAGCCATTCAACTCGATCTACAGAGCTTAAATATTCAGGGTGACGTCTGTCGTGTTGACTGCGTCGACGGCGATCATTTTATAGCTATAACGTTAAACAATGAGATAATCGATGTTAACGATACTTGTTTCGATCGACTCGACGATGGTTGGCGGGACGTCCAAACAGATCGTGATAAGGTGCTTTTTTATATACTGAGCCAGATCGTTTATCCACTCTTTGACACGCCACAACCAGAAAAACTCGAGTCGTTGTACGCTCTGGTGGACGAGCGTGATGTCATATTCTTGAGGTGGCAAGGTGGCAAAGCGATCGGTTTTTACACTGTTAAACCTACAG GCACGGAAATATTTTCGACGAAAGAGAAATACATAATGCCTGTAATAGATACGGCGTACATTCGTTCGGAATACAGGAACCAGGGTTTCGGTACGGAAATTTTGTCAGACATAATCGCACGTTTTCCGAATGAAGACATTGGCTTCTCGAAACCGATCTCTAGTGGAATGTTGAGAA tattaaagaaatttttgacgAGTCGCAAGGAGTACCGACTGCGTTTTTGGGAGATTGCGGACTGTGATATCATTGGGTCTCAGCAATTAATATGGTGTAGCTTGAAAAGAGCAGCAGCCTTATGA
- the LOC105836045 gene encoding soluble lamin-associated protein of 75 kDa-like isoform X1, with product MFEVMHLVFYEKSRGSIFFVFRLACTALSTLKLLDYVIIFLSSSSLNFHLCGKCVRTKAIQLDLQSLNIQGDVCRVDCVDGDHFIAITLNNEIIDVNDTCFDRLDDGWRDVQTDRDKVLFYILSQIVYPLFDTPQPEKLESLYALVDERDVIFLRWQGGKAIGFYTVKPTGTEIFSTKEKYIMPVIDTAYIRSEYRNQGFGTEILSDIIARFPNEDIGFSKPISSGMLRILKKFLTSRKEYRLRFWEIADCDIIGSQQLIWCSLKRAAAL from the exons ATGTTCGAGGTGATGCATCTTGTTTTCTACGAGAAGTCACGTGGCtcgatttttttcgttttccgATTAGCTTGCACCGCGTTGTCAACATTAAAACTGCTCGATTacgtaataatctttttatcgAGCTCATCTCTTAATTTTCATCT ATGCGGGAAATGTGTACGAACGAAAGCCATTCAACTCGATCTACAGAGCTTAAATATTCAGGGTGACGTCTGTCGTGTTGACTGCGTCGACGGCGATCATTTTATAGCTATAACGTTAAACAATGAGATAATCGATGTTAACGATACTTGTTTCGATCGACTCGACGATGGTTGGCGGGACGTCCAAACAGATCGTGATAAGGTGCTTTTTTATATACTGAGCCAGATCGTTTATCCACTCTTTGACACGCCACAACCAGAAAAACTCGAGTCGTTGTACGCTCTGGTGGACGAGCGTGATGTCATATTCTTGAGGTGGCAAGGTGGCAAAGCGATCGGTTTTTACACTGTTAAACCTACAG GCACGGAAATATTTTCGACGAAAGAGAAATACATAATGCCTGTAATAGATACGGCGTACATTCGTTCGGAATACAGGAACCAGGGTTTCGGTACGGAAATTTTGTCAGACATAATCGCACGTTTTCCGAATGAAGACATTGGCTTCTCGAAACCGATCTCTAGTGGAATGTTGAGAA tattaaagaaatttttgacgAGTCGCAAGGAGTACCGACTGCGTTTTTGGGAGATTGCGGACTGTGATATCATTGGGTCTCAGCAATTAATATGGTGTAGCTTGAAAAGAGCAGCAGCCTTATGA
- the LOC105836040 gene encoding AP-3 complex subunit beta-1, with translation MLTAAASISNNGSYSVERPPTPDGDLFDTMEIPSFMSGLFHPEYKKHDDLKEMLDSNKDGLKLEAMKRIIGMVAKGKDASDMFPAVVKNVVSKNIEVKKLVYVYLVRYAEDQQDLALLSISTFQRALKDPNQLIRASALRVLSSIRVSMIVPIVMLAIKDSASDMSPYVRKTAAHAIPKLYSLDQEQKEELISVLEKLLSDKTTLVVGSAVMAFEEVCPERIDLIHKNYRKLCNLLVDVDEWGQVVIVNMLTRYARTQFVNPNTDNVEEDENRPFYDSDSDSSSTKKPKFMLDPDHRLLLRNTKPLLQSRNASVVMAVAQLYHHAAPRSEVMTAAKALIRLLRGHREVQSIVLHCIASISITRKGMFEPFLKSFFVRTSDPTHIKLLKLDILTNLVTETSISVILREFQTYISSSDKEFVGASIQAIGRCASNIKEVTDMCLNGLVSLLSNRDEAIVAESVVVIKKLLQTQPNEHKDIIAHMAKLMDFITVPQARASILWLLGEYSDRVPKIAPDVLRKMAKSFVNEQDIVKLQTLNLSVKLCLNNPSQTKPFCQYVFQLAKYDQNYDIRDRARFLRHFIFEEEGDVKMLPQFAKRVFLAPKPAPTLTSRFKESEYQLGTLSHYLDMPCVWYRPLPPFPEVTQDPSVRDVLPPAQELKVERHNRKEKEKKKKEKEKSFYSDEESTPAEDSDNQSSDSSSSESSDEDSDSSEYTSESDKSETNSGKKNETKSDDSESESSSDEESDTEDEEDDEEESEAQENEEEKLKVVKQEVKEKPKSNFDLLLDLDDVVPMTPVMTPSLGGFLTPVNSTITDNVREVSTSYVPLKKATLLNSITGHGLKIEYRFTRSQHLVSSNLVNIELTFSNENNDVIKEIQIGNKNLQKGMFIHDFTLISSLDANATLTSTLGVNFNDSTQPANFNIDFTINDEKYSCPVSIKPPIGEIIRSVTLPENMFNAEKAKLKGMNEHIAKIPYSGNKNIIPQKVFETANVARIFNEDEIMRFAAHTLTSKSLVLVTIKFIDAEQLEVCVNCEKMVIGSILLNEFKSNLK, from the exons ATGTTGACGGCAGCAGCGAGCATATCCAACAATGGCTCCTACAGTGTCGAAAGGCCGCCTACCCCAGACGGGGATCTTTTCGATACGATGGAAATTCCTTCCTTCATGAGTGGCTTATTTCACCCCGAATACAAGAA ACATGACGATCTTAAGGAGATGCTGGATAGCAACAAGGATGGACTTAAATTGGAAGCCATGAAACGTATAATTGGG ATGGTGGCCAAAGGAAAAGATGCATCAGATATGTTTCCAGctgttgtaaaaaatgtagtaTCCAAGAACATTGAAGTAAAGAAGTTAGTATATGTTTATCTAGTTCGTTATGCAGAGGATCAACAAGATCTGGCACTTTTGTCTATATCGACGTTTCAACGAGCTCTAAAAGATCCCAATCAGCTGATACGAGCGAGCGCTCTCAGGGTGCTGTCCAGTATACGGGTCTCCATGATAGTACCTATTGTGATGCTGGCCATCAAAGACTCGGCCAGCGATATGTCGCCGTACGTGAGAAAGACTGCGGCTCATGCCATCCCTAAATTGTATTCATTGGATCAAGAGCAGAAAGAGGAGTTGATAAGCGTACTAGAGAAATTACTGTCTGACAAAACCACCCTTGTGGTAGGTTCAGCAGTAATGGCATTTGAGGAGGTGTGTCCTGAGCGAATAGATCTTATCCATAagaattacagaaaattatgcaatttattgGTGGATGTCGACGAGTGGGGTCAAGTGGTTATTGTTAACATGCTCACCAGATATGCTAGAACGCAATTTGTTAATCCAAATACAGAT aaCGTAGAAGAAGACGAAAATCGGCCGTTTTACGACTCTGATTCTGATTCTTCCAGTACAAAGAAACCAAAATTCATGTTAGATCCTGATCATCGTTTGTTGTTAAGGAACACAAAACCCTTGCTGCAAAGTCGAAACGCATCCGTGGTAATGGCGGTCGCTCAATTATACCATCATGCAGCACCTAGAAGTGAAGTTATGACCGCTGCAAAGGCACTAATAAGATTACTGAGAGGCCATAGAGAAGTACAAAGTATTGTGCTTCATTGTATCGCTAGCATATCAATTACAAGAAAA GGAATGTTTGAACctttcttgaagtcattcttTGTGCGGACTTCTGATCCTACTCACATAAAGCTATTAAAACTCGACATATTGACAAATTTGGTGACTGAAACCAGCATTAGTGTAATACTGAGAGAATTTCAGACATACATTTCTAGTAGTGATAAGGAATTTGTCGGCGCCAGCATTCAGGCAATCGGCAGATGTGCAAGTAATATCAAGGAGGTGACCGACATGTGTCTTAATGGACTGGTATCGTTGTTGAGCAATAGAGATG agGCTATTGTAGCAGAAAGTGTTGTAGTAATTAAAAAGCTCCTACAAACGCAACCAAATGAGCATAAAGACATTATTGCTCATATGGCTAAGCTAATGGATTTCATAACAGTGCCGCAAGCCAGAGCCTCTATTCTGTGGCTTCTAGGCGAATACTCCGACAGAGTTCCGAAGATAGCGCCAGACGTGCTCCGAAAAATGGCAAAGAGTTTCGTGAACGAACAGGATATAGTGAAGCTGCAAACCTTAAACCTGTCTGTGAAATTATGCTTGAACAATCCCTCGCAGACAAAGCCGTTTTGTCAATATGTCTTCCAACTTGCCAAATACGATCAGAATTATGACATCAGAGATCGTGCGCGTTTTCTACGGCATTTCATTTTCGAGGAGGAAGGTGACGTGAAGATGCTTCCACAGTTTGCAAAGAGAGTTTTCCTCGCACCGAAACCGGCACCGACTTTAACGTCCAGGTTCAAAGAGTCGGAATATCAGTTGGGCACTCTCTCTCATTATCTGGACATGCCGTGCGTGTGGTATCGGCCTTTACCGCCTTTCCCAGAAGTTACGCAAGATCCGTCCGTGCGAGACGTCTTACCGCCTGCGCAAGAGCTTAAAGTAGAGCGCCATAATAggaaagaaaaggagaaaaagaagaaggaaaaagaaaaatcattttacaGTGATGAGGAGAGTACTCCTGCCGAAg attCGGACAATCAATCATCTGATTCGTCATCCAGCGAATCTTCAGACGAAGATAGCGATTCATCGGAGTATACAAGTGAATCTGATAAATCCGAAACGAACAGtggaaagaaaaatgaaaccAAATCCGATGATTCCGAAAGCGAATCGTCGAGTGATGAAGAGTCAGATACTGAAGATGAAGAAGATGATGAAGAAGAGAGCGAGGCTCAAGAGAACGAAGAAGAGAAACTGAAAGTTGTCAAGCaagaagtaaaagaaaaaccaAAAAGCAACTTTGATTTACTATTAGACCTGGATGATG tTGTTCCAATGACGCCTGTGATGACGCCTAGTTTGGGTGGTTTTCTTACTCCAGTTAATTCAACAATCACGGATAATGTTCGTGAAGTATCGACGTCGTATGTTCCGTTAAAAAAGGCTACTTTGCTGAATAGTATCACAGGACATGGTTTAAAAATTGAGTACAGATTTACGAGATCGCAGCATTTAGTTAGCTCAAATTTGGTTAATATcgaattaacattttctaatgaAAACAACGATGTTATTAAGGAAATTCAAATAGGAAACAAA aATTTGCAAAAGGGTATGTTTATACATGATTTTACGCTAATATCGTCTCTTGATGCAAACGCTACCTTAACTTCGACGCTAGGcgttaattttaatgactCCACTCAACCGGCCAACTTCAACATTGACTTCACAATTAATGACGAGAAATATTCGTGTCCGGTCAGTATCAAACCACCAATTGGAGAGATAATAAGATCTGTGACTTTGCCTGAAAACATGTTCAATGCGGAAAAGGCCAAATTAAAGGGTATGAACGAGCACATAGCGAAAATACCGTATTCTGGGAACAAAAACATTATTCCTCAAAAAGTGTTCGAGACTGCCAATGTCGCAAGAATATTTAACGAGGACGAAATTATGCG ATTTGCCGCTCATACTTTAACGTCTAAATCGTTGGTATtggtaacaataaaatttattgacgcCGAACAATTAGAAGTTTGCGTGAATTGTGAAAAAATGGTTATAGGATCAATTTTGTTGAATGAATTTAAgagtaatttgaaataa